The sequence GACGTCACTTGAAGAATATTCAGCATGGTATATTTGATCAACGAATGAAAAATCTTTTTCTTTTGCTCCAATTCGCCAAGCCTTGTCAAATGCTTCTGCCCTAGTCACTTGCTCTCCTTATGCTTTAAACCGTAATTTTATTTTTTGTAAGAGTGTAGCTCACTAACTGCTTGCTACCAATCATTCGTAATCTTCCCAATTCCATTCTTGGACTTAATTCACTTTTCATTTGCCACCCTTGAGATTGATTGGAAGGTTGATTGAACGAACAAAATAATCATGACAATGAAAGTCTCAAAATAGAATCAACATGCTACAGAGGTAGTATTGATTATGAAGGCTAGCCTGCTAACAGGCTGGGATAAATGAGAAAATGCAATCAGGATTGAGATGGAATACCAAAATGGAGATTTGATTAGATTTTCAATATCAGCTAATTTCTTTTTTCTAAATTTGGGAGAGGTAGTTTACTATGAATAAATTTTGAACCAACTTTAACAGACACACTTATCTATCAAAGATAAATAAATTATTTTCAATCAATTTTAATTACTCACCAAAAAAGGAAGGTGCTGTTCAGTAATGGTTTTTTATTTGGTTTCGCTTGGTTTCACTAAGATTTCTATTCAAGATTTAATTTTCCTAAAATACTTTGAACCTCTGTAACGGAACCTGTTTTATCAAGCCACTCTTTTGGAATTGTTTCTTCACCGTGAATAGCTCCAAGTAAGGATCCGACCTGTATCGCTCTTGAGCAATTACAACCTCCTGCAAATATGCTCAACCGAACACCCTCCTCGTAAGAGTTTGCTTTCATAACCGCATGTAGGGCCCCTTGAAAAGTCCCTGAATAGCGACAGGCTTTACCAACTTGTTGGACAAACTCGGAATGATCAACTTCTGACGCAGAAATAACCTGCTCTATTTCTTTGGTTACCTGCTGAGGAAGTCTATATATTTTAGGATTTTGGGCTAACTGATGAATTGGGTATTGCTCACCAGACAAGGCAAGTTCAAGTAGTTGTAAAAAAGCCAAAGCATGGTCTTCACAAAGGTGTCCACCAGCTACTATTTTTAAAGCTTTTTGACTCAGAGTGGTCCTTTGTTCTGGTTTAGAAACCAGCCACACTGGCAATGCGGCACAAAATCCATCAATTTCATCAGCAGTTTCAGGGCCAACTGGAATTTCTTCAGTGTGTGAAAAATTTTCTAACATTGTGGTGACCAACCCGTGGCGCCACGGACCATTGATTGGTGTGGGCCATCCTTTTTCACGAACTTCTGGAGTGTAATTGAGTTTTCTCTTTTGAAAAGCTGTCTCATAAGGTGTGTTTTGACCAAAATGAGAAACTACATGCTCCATAAAAATTCTAGGCTCAAAAACACCAGAATTATGGTTAAGAGACCTCAACATTACCAAACTCAGATCAAAATAGGCGCTGTTGGCTCCGGTGGGTAGGGTGTAAAATGGAGATTCACTTTTTGGCCAAAATTCAGGATTTGCTGTTCCACAAATGAGTTTCTGAATTTTTTCAGTATCATAAATCCAATGCAGTGGCCGTGCAGCAGCATCTGCAACGGCTGCCCCTAGCAAGATTGCTCTGCTGTTCTGAAGAATTTTCATCCAAAATAGTAAAATAAATGTTAAAAGCTTAATTACAAATATATTTGCTATTTTATCAAAAAAGATTCCTCAGTCTTTAAAATTCTTTTTCTTCTCAACCCGGAGTTAAAAATTCCTTAAAGAAAAAATTAAGAATTTAATCAGCAGGTTTGCAAATAAACAATTGAAATAAATGTGTTTATTTATGTTGCGCTGACTCTTCAAATTTTTTTCTAGATATTTTTGAAGAGGCAAAAAAATCTTTGATGGACTCGATCTCCTTGAAAACATTCGACCACAATCTTCAATTTTTACAGTTAGAGTAATAGTAGATCTGGGAGTTCTAACACCAGTGATTTACTTTGCAGCAGATCATCCTTCAATAGTTTCAACTGCTATAAGCAAGTTTGTGGAAGCCAATTGATTGTCGAACTGATTAAATCTCAACCACTGGGCAGTTTTCACGATATCTCACCTCTGCAGTCCAACTGTGGAATTTTCCTAAGTCACAGGACCGATTCAAATTTTGTCTTGCATAAATAATAAGAAGAGAATAAATGAATTATTCAACCCTAATTGGAGGTCGTTATGTGTAAATTTTACAGAATGAAACTAGCTCTTAGCTATTTACTTGTAATCACCATTTACCCAACCACAATTCTCCTTGCACAAGAAATCAACTTTATTGACAATTTTAACGCAATAAATTTAGGGGATTATCAGAAAAAAAATAATCCTATCAACACCTTTCAGGAAGCTCCATTGCTTCAATCCAAAGTGAAGAAAGGGCTGATTCCAAAATTGCAGGATCGGCTACCAAACAAAGAAGATATCTTGGTTGTAAGTCCCCGAGGGAGTATAGGAATTTACGGTGGGGAAATTACATTTAATGCGACTAATCCAACATCATTTGGGAATACAGGCTTTACGGCATGGGATCAACATTTGATGGGATATACTACAAACTGGGAAGTTCTAGTCCCAGAAATTGCGAAAAGTGTCGAGTTGAGTGACGACTTCAAAAGTGCTGTTGTTACACTCAGGAAGGGCATGAAATGGAGTGATGGCAATGCATTTGATGCGGATGATATCTTATTTTGGTATGAAGACATAGTTCAGAACCAGGATTTGCCGAACATGCCAAGGCAACTAGCACCAGGAGGAATGAAGGTAAGTATTGAGAAAATCAACGACCATCAAGTCAAGTTTGGGTTTGAAAATCCGTTTCCGAGCTTTGCTTTGGCATTGGCAAGATTTAGCTCAGGATTCCCGATGGCACCACACCATTATCTGGAAAAATGGCATATTAAATATAATAAAAAAGCGGAAGCCCTTGCCAAGGAAGAGGGATTCAACAACTGGATAGATGCTTTTGTATTCCATTATAATGGCCAGACGGGACAGAACGATTTTGATATCAACATGCCAGTACTCAAACCATGGCACCTCAAAAGAGTGGATGAATTTGGAAATAAATTTTATGAAAGAAACCCGTACTATTGGAAAGTGGATACTGAAGGAAACCAATTACCTTACATCGATAGACAAGTTCGATTAATAGTTTCAGAACCGGAGGTTGTAAAACTGAAAGTACAATCTGGGGAAATTGATTATGGTTTCTACAACTTAAGAGTTGAAGATCTGCCAATTCTGAAAGCTGGTGAGGAGAAAGGAAATTATAAAACAATCCTTTGGCCTGCTGCACAGGGTTCAATGCAGAAATATCAATTCAATATCACTGTCAAAGACGAGATACTGAATAATTTATTTAATGATGTAAGATTTAGACAAGCAATGTCACTGGCAATAGACAGGAGTGATATTAACCAAACATTATTTTTTGGGCTTGCAAAACCAAGACAGTGGGGGGTCGAACCTACTTCACCATTTTATGAAGAATGGATGTCAGATTACTATGCGAGTTACGATCCACAGGAAGCAAATAGGCTGTTAGATGAAATCGGATTGAAAAAAGGA is a genomic window of SAR324 cluster bacterium containing:
- a CDS encoding ADP-ribosylglycohydrolase family protein; translated protein: MLGAAVADAAARPLHWIYDTEKIQKLICGTANPEFWPKSESPFYTLPTGANSAYFDLSLVMLRSLNHNSGVFEPRIFMEHVVSHFGQNTPYETAFQKRKLNYTPEVREKGWPTPINGPWRHGLVTTMLENFSHTEEIPVGPETADEIDGFCAALPVWLVSKPEQRTTLSQKALKIVAGGHLCEDHALAFLQLLELALSGEQYPIHQLAQNPKIYRLPQQVTKEIEQVISASEVDHSEFVQQVGKACRYSGTFQGALHAVMKANSYEEGVRLSIFAGGCNCSRAIQVGSLLGAIHGEETIPKEWLDKTGSVTEVQSILGKLNLE
- a CDS encoding ABC transporter substrate-binding protein, translating into MCKFYRMKLALSYLLVITIYPTTILLAQEINFIDNFNAINLGDYQKKNNPINTFQEAPLLQSKVKKGLIPKLQDRLPNKEDILVVSPRGSIGIYGGEITFNATNPTSFGNTGFTAWDQHLMGYTTNWEVLVPEIAKSVELSDDFKSAVVTLRKGMKWSDGNAFDADDILFWYEDIVQNQDLPNMPRQLAPGGMKVSIEKINDHQVKFGFENPFPSFALALARFSSGFPMAPHHYLEKWHIKYNKKAEALAKEEGFNNWIDAFVFHYNGQTGQNDFDINMPVLKPWHLKRVDEFGNKFYERNPYYWKVDTEGNQLPYIDRQVRLIVSEPEVVKLKVQSGEIDYGFYNLRVEDLPILKAGEEKGNYKTILWPAAQGSMQKYQFNITVKDEILNNLFNDVRFRQAMSLAIDRSDINQTLFFGLAKPRQWGVEPTSPFYEEWMSDYYASYDPQEANRLLDEIGLKKGADGIRIRSDGEPLTIVLWDAIKRIPLSEIVAEYWRNVGVQVTINPSTREAFKQALIANEVHASVWFADVVAEKDMYQRPIWFRPPYGIDSTPVGGGLAWREWWFTKGMKGEKPEDQYFIDQMDLVGKWQMTKMGSADYHSLGKEIVKRTLERMYHIGTVGEAPEVFVRAKNLINFPPDEGTVYINHLVSGHSDQWYLQ